The genomic region ACTTCTCAAAAGTACCTTTGAAATCCTGGGCTGAGCTGCAGACAGGCAGGCGGGACGTCCCACTGGCACTCCTCACTACGAGCACTTCACGCATTAGATTCTCTCCCTCGGACACGTCTAACTTGCTAAGCTAAAGCTAGTTTAGTCAGTAAGGACGGCAATAGCGCTCCCGTGGTAAACTACCACTCATCACAAGGATTTCTGCAGGAGCCTAGTCTGGCACGTGACATTTGTATGACTTTTATTGACAACACACTGATTCGGAGCACAGATCTTTCTCCTCAGTAGCATGCTGTTGGGTACCTCTGCTTCGGTCTTGCTCTGCAGGCTTTGGTCTGGGCCTCACCCACAGCAACAACTCATTTGCTGCACACTGTAGTACTCAGAGGGGAACATGTTTGCCAATTAAACCAGAATTCAGTCCTCTCTCATCACTCAAAGCATGCTGTAGaaccttccctccccaccaaaccccaaaccactaACCGGCCTTGCAAATGGCCAACAACAGCTTTCACTCTTGATTGGCTTTTCGGTCCCTTGGGTTTTCTCTGACAGATGAGCCAACACAACGGCGAGGAGGCATTCGCATCTGCAAATCAAGTTACTGCTGGTAGTCAGAGCCACAATTTCCAACtatttggcatttaaaaattagtaagGACAAGCAGGGTGTCCTTCCCACACTGATCTGTCCTTCAAGGGAAGAATAAAGAGCAGTCTTCAGATGGACACTGCTGAGCTGGCCAATTCCTTGTTGCTAAGTGGCTGCTCAGTCATctgcaggggacagggaagCATCTGAGAAGTGACTGTAGTCCCGGTTTGAGTCCCAGATTTCCATCCAcctaagaaagaaagaacagttaGAGCCTACGAAGGCACACTAGGATGTCACTGAATGAAGTGACTTTTAAAGTTTCAAAGGAACAGAACAAAATGACCCTGCCAAGAGCTGTTGCACTTCTACTGCAAACCCCAACACATTCTCTCTCCCAAGACTTACCAGGGGATTTGTTTTCTATCATGACACAACTTCTGCTTTAACTACTAGAGAAACAGGAAGAGAGACTGCTAAAAGAGCTCCATCTCTTGCATAAAGGAGGATCTTCAACTCCAGATTTTGGATTCCACTCTGAGGGTGGAGTGAGACTTTGAAGCACTTTGAATATCAGCAGCTATGTTACTTGGGCTGCAGGTTTATCACTAGGATTCAGATGCCAGAAGAAATAGACCTGCACCTATGCTTACTGGGCACTAAACACCCTCTCATAAGCATAACTGAAAATACGCCTTAAAAAGTGTAAGCTTCTATCCTAAGCAGagtaaatagtatttttcatattaCACTTCACACATCCTATGGCAAAGTTGAGAAATCTGAAGTAAATTACCCAATAATAGCTGCTGGAATAAGAAGAATTACAGCCCCGAAGAGAAATGGGAATCCCCTCATGAAGTGCAAGCTGGCAGGGTAGAGAGAGTTGAACACTCCTGTAGCCACAAGTGAACACAGCCCTTCCACACAGGCAATAGAAGCAAAGAGAGCACCTGGAAAAGATATATAAGAGGTTAATGGTGagacagccctgcctgcaaaCGTCTTTAACACATCACCTTCAGCGGGATTCTGTGAATCTTTCTAAGGGTTTACACTTCCCATCAGAAAACTGGTGGCTGGTTATCAAGTGTGATACGcaagagctgggagcagagatCAGGCACACTCTCCTGGCCTCGCAGGCCAAACCTGTGAAACTCAGCTTCTCTGGAGCCAGGACCACCTCCTTGACCCCCAGAATTTGTATCACCGGAGCTGGCTAGGGATATTACATATCAGCTGGATTGTAAATGCTTTAGACAGGGCTATACAGATCTGTTTACTGCCAAGCACATCTTATCGCTTGTTAAACATTAAGTACAGTAGAAGACTTCGCTTTACAGATTTAGCATCATAAATCTGTTATCAAGTGTGTGCCACCTTCATTCTAATATAAGAAACACGAATTGTGCAGAGTCACCTTTCAACCTTTCCCACCTCgattccctcctcccctctgtcTGCCCATAGAGGCATTCCTATGCAGTGTTTAACAGCAAGTGCAAGCTCTCCAAACAAATTACTGGCAGAAAGGTAAATACGCTCCTCCTATGGATTATCCATGATCTTTCACCATGGTCAATGATACAACCCTCTAACAACACTGGGTTTCTTCCCACTGTTACtgatctacagaaaaaaagtcaccgTCAGGGAAATCACTATTTTCTGCTCATTATATAATCCATTTTAACTCTTACTCCTTGTCAAAGTTTTGGAAACGAACAGATGGATGAATGAACTATTCCAGAGCTTGAATGTAATACTTttcatcctgcttttcttctcttgtcctCATCTTCAAAATATAGCAAGTCTAAACGGATGACTGacaattattctgaaaaaataaaatgttacccTGGGCCTGAGGATGAGTGCATGGGCACAGGAGTCCAAACGAGCCAGGGAAGCCCTAACCTCCCAAAGCAGTTTGGTTTCAATGTTCCAAGAAGACAGTGTTTCAGAACCTAGCTTAAGCGCATTGGCCAACTCCTTACCCTGTTCCATCTCACTGACCAGCTTGGAGAGCTTGGCTCTGATGACAGGAGTGGCTGCCATGGAAAGGAACAGAATCCCATAACCTGTGAGCAAGATACAGCACATTAGGGaagctcagctgaaaaataaagtctCCAAAGTCAATCCCAGAAATCTGTAGCTCGAAGCAGTTTCTCCCTGCTATATTTAGACCGAATTCACCCTCCTGCATCTCATAATGCACTTTAGTCTGTGTCTGCAGTGTAATACAGCTTCTGGGAAACCTAATATTCTAGGAAATATACAGTTGCACTTTCAACTTTAGTGTTTGGCCACCTTTGCCGTTAGCAAGTCGCAGTTCTGTTGGTACATGGGGCTGAAACGGAGGCCGAACTTCCTCCACGTGCTTGAACTCCCAGAAGCACACTGCCCTCCTATGTCTACTGGCATCTCTTAAGCTAAGAGCCTGAGATAGGGGGATTTAAGAACTCAGCATCACCTGTAAACATCAGTGGTGTTGTAGTAGCAAGCGAAATCACAACCAGTCCAGAAATGTTGGAGATCAATCCTATCTCTGCCACCCAGGTGTCttgaaggcagagctgcagcagccgcAGCCCTCCCAGGCTGCTCAGGTAAGCCAGGTAACTGGCGGCTGAGCCGTACCCAATGAGGTCAGCAGACCAGCAGAGAGGGGACCCAAGCTCATACAAAACAAAGAGGTCCCTGGATCCAAAATGTACAGtgacaagaagaaagaaagcCAGGGAGTAAAGGGCAAGCTTCCTCCTGGAGCTCAGGCGTTCTGGGGCCACGTACAGCCTGTAGACAGCCTTGTAATGACTAAGCGTGAACAGCTTGGCTGGTTTCTGCTGCTTCACCGATTCCTGAAGACAGAAAGCAGCGTAGAGAGCGGCAGCAAGACTAGTAGCAAGCACGAGCCAAAATGGGTTGATGTACCCCTGAGCCTTGCGCCACTGGCCGCCGCCGATGCTGGCCAGCATGCCCGCGATGCCGAGGCACGCCTCGAGGATGGCGACGCGAAATGTGCGCGCGCGTCTGTCGCTGGTGTCGGCCACGTAGGCGAAGCAGCTGGCCAGGATCAAGTTGTAGTCTCCCATGAGGCCACTCAAAATGCGTCCGAGGAGAAAGTAGGCAACGTGCAGCTGCCGGTACATGACGAGAAGATAGATGGCCGCTTGCACGGCCATACCCACTGCCGGCAGGATGAGCGCCGGCCGGCGGCCTACGCTGTCGCTCCACGGTCCGAAGAGAGTCACGGAGAAGAGACCAACGAAGAAACCTCCCAGGTTGATACAGAGGTTCCAGTGGGAGACCAGCGCTTCCACctcctgcaaagcaaaacaggcaCCTGTAGGCCCGGGACCAGCAGCACCCAACACCACCCCGGGAAGGCATCAGcaccccccccaagccccccaaCCCCGGCCTCCCGTTCTCCCACCTGCCGCAGGGGATCGTCGTGGGTGCTGCCGTTCCCGCAGCCGGCGGGGCTGCTGCCGTTGGGACCGCTGTAACCGCGCTCGGCCCCCAGCCTGTCCCAGAGGTACTGGGTGGCCAGGGGACCCTGCAGGCCGAGGGACAGGGTGGCCAGGAAGAGGAGAGGCTCGacggcgggcagcggcgggcagcggcggcggggcggcgggagcggctgctgctgctgctgctccggtaccggcggcggcggagcggccatggcggcggcggagACGgagcgaggggggggggcggaggagCGGCGTGCCCCGCCCGGGCCAGGCTGCCCCCGCCGtccggccccgccgcgctccgcccCGGGGAACCGGCAGCAGGGAAgcggggaagggaaggggaaaaggaagagggggGAGGGTTGTCCGGTTGTGGCTTTTCTTCCTGCgaaaggaggaagggatggGCGCCGGGTTTGAGTTGCAGTAGGATCTGGGAAATGGTGGAGCGAAGCGATGCGCCGTCGCGTCTGTTAATGAGCAGCGCGtgagaaaatactgctttttctaaAGGACAAAGTAACTGGAACGCGCCAGAGGGTTTGGCTGTGCTGTTAGGTTTCCTGTTAGGTTTGGTCCGCCTCGAAGAGCAGATCAGTAAGCAAAGACCGAGTCATTCTTTAAATTCAAAGAACACAATTCAGAGTATTAGATTAACCCATGTATACAAACTGGAGTAGCTCCAGATGAATGTAAATTGACATCCCTCCTTTGACATCACTGAGGGAGTGTTAATGGGCTGCAGGTGAAGCTCTGacaaatccccccccccccccccccccccccccccgcaggcgTAAACTGTTCACTTTGCCGTAACACACTTACAGAGCTCATTTATAGCATCCTTGAAAGTAACAGGACTCTCGTGGCAGTGGAAACAATCGCTGTGGATGTGCTGCTTCTAAAGAACAGGCACAATTCCTTAGCTGAGGCCCTTCTGCATTGTTACTTACACCCCATAGgcaaggctgcagctggaggccaaCCTCCGTGTTACAGAGATGTAAAAACAAggtttcctttcagattttcattGCAACCTTAGGACATAAGAGTAGGAagtagaaaaattactttgtcgTTGGCTAATTTTGTCACTGCACCTTTTCAGACACTAATTCAACATTAAGTGGATGCAAAAATGTGGTGGAATAGAATTCATTTGAAAgctctttctcattctttttgtACCAAGGGTGAAATGCTGAAGCTCAGGATTGGCAGTTATGGACCGTGATGCTGTTTCTTGTAAGCAATATGCCTAAGTCAAGCTTGCAAAAGAGCTGTGAGTTTGCAGCTCTGGCAACCGAAACCCCGCTGTTTTTCAATCATAAGCACattattgaaagaaaacaagcccCGGCAGAAAAGGGAcgagagagagaaacagcagaagctCTTTGTGGAGCTGACATCAGATGACCTAATGTCtgtgcttctctttctctctctctgcttgaGTAAGCTATAAACAGAGCTGAGACAATTTATAccaataaaatggaaatgttatcATCATTATCTGAAGTATGCGCTTCCATGATCTACCAAATAAGGACATCAAAGTGACATTAGCAAGACACTCCCTTTGGAATTAAAAAGTTTAGTTCCGTTCCTGCATATTTACAGAACCAAGTAATTCACTGCTTGTATTTCGGAAGTTTCTTGCAACCAGGAAAAGAATTGCTGGTAATTTCCCAGTAGCACTATTTTTTGCTCTCCCCCCAATACACCCTGCAAGCTACCAAAGCTGTGCCTATAAACCTGCAAGATCAGAAAcgtgaaaaaaaatatcccaatgTCTGCAAAGTAGCACTATAGCCAAGTCTTTCCCAATCCACTGAGATACAACAGACTATGTCAGAAAGAGTTACTAGGTTCCCTCTTTCACCCTAAGCCTTTCTTATAACATACTGGGCTGCCCTGTGGGAGGAACT from Aquila chrysaetos chrysaetos chromosome 10, bAquChr1.4, whole genome shotgun sequence harbors:
- the SLC46A1 gene encoding proton-coupled folate transporter isoform X2, with translation MSSEVEALVSHWNLCINLGGFFVGLFSVTLFGPWSDSVGRRPALILPAVGMAVQAAIYLLVMYRQLHVAYFLLGRILSGLMGDYNLILASCFAYVADTSDRRARTFRVAILEACLGIAGMLASIGGGQWRKAQGYINPFWLVLATSLAAALYAAFCLQESVKQQKPAKLFTLSHYKAVYRLYVAPERLSSRRKLALYSLAFFLLVTVHFGSRDLFVLYELGSPLCWSADLIGYGSAASYLAYLSSLGGLRLLQLCLQDTWVAEIGLISNISGLVVISLATTTPLMFTGYGILFLSMAATPVIRAKLSKLVSEMEQGALFASIACVEGLCSLVATGVFNSLYPASLHFMRGFPFLFGAVILLIPAAIIGWMEIWDSNRDYSHFSDASLSPADD
- the SLC46A1 gene encoding proton-coupled folate transporter isoform X1, whose translation is MAAPPPPVPEQQQQQPLPPPRRRCPPLPAVEPLLFLATLSLGLQGPLATQYLWDRLGAERGYSGPNGSSPAGCGNGSTHDDPLRQEVEALVSHWNLCINLGGFFVGLFSVTLFGPWSDSVGRRPALILPAVGMAVQAAIYLLVMYRQLHVAYFLLGRILSGLMGDYNLILASCFAYVADTSDRRARTFRVAILEACLGIAGMLASIGGGQWRKAQGYINPFWLVLATSLAAALYAAFCLQESVKQQKPAKLFTLSHYKAVYRLYVAPERLSSRRKLALYSLAFFLLVTVHFGSRDLFVLYELGSPLCWSADLIGYGSAASYLAYLSSLGGLRLLQLCLQDTWVAEIGLISNISGLVVISLATTTPLMFTGYGILFLSMAATPVIRAKLSKLVSEMEQGALFASIACVEGLCSLVATGVFNSLYPASLHFMRGFPFLFGAVILLIPAAIIGWMEIWDSNRDYSHFSDASLSPADD